A stretch of DNA from Montipora capricornis isolate CH-2021 chromosome 1, ASM3666992v2, whole genome shotgun sequence:
TTTTTAGCTGCTTTTCTCTCTTGAAAACCCCCAAATTATTTACCCAACACTTGAGGATTGTTAGTAAAGAGAGTTCTAAATCAAAAGcaatttccttttgacaaaTTCGTATTTACAGATAGGACTTTTCAATGTAAAGTCGTCGTAGAACAAGGACTAATTGAGCATGCCGGGCTGCGCAGTACCAATGCACAACCTGTTAAGGTTTCTTTTAAGGGGTAGGAGACTTACGCcttgtttatatggtctcgggtacccgagacaACCCTCCCCCCTAGCTACCCATTTGTTTCATAAATTCTTTAtgaaccgtttacatgaggtgggAGAGACAACTCGAGAGGCGAGTTATCTCGCCTCGGCAGTTAGGGCAACCCTGGCATGCGAGGCAACTTTTTTCCTTATAAACTCTTTGGCTCGACTGTAGACGCGGGACGAGACGGCAAAACATTAAATGCGCACGTAAGCGATGCCCGCGTatttagagaaaaagaaacagcACGAGGACTGATGTATGTTGCTTTCGAATGAACagctttttcccgccaaaatccTCACCGTAGCCAACTGAAACTCTCGATTCATAACAGCTTTTTATTCAAGCTACACATTACTGAGGCCCTCCCAGTTGTTTTGGGAAacaagagaacatggctaatgtGAACTGGGAAACAGTTGAACAAAGTCAAAATATGTTAGGgaacaaggacaaaataaacaaaaacagttttagggatcaaaaagctgggaacaagtttgaaagcaaTTTGGAGAACACGGGAACACAAGCAAGTATGGGAGGGCCTCATTACTGCTCAGTTAGGGTGCGTCAGTcaaatttctttgatttgaaaCGCAACTATACTTGAAAAAGACGAAGTAGGAGAAAGAGAAGCAAATGATGATTcgtattttcagtttttcaatGTAAGAATAATTAAGTAGGGTCAAGTTTGTCTCGGTCACGAACTTCTCATATAATCGCTAGGTAGAGTTGTCTAGGGTAAGCTAGACCACATAAACGGGCCCTTAGATTAGATGTGCCAAACTTTACAAGAGCCAAAGCTACAGTCGCTTCAATGATGTAAATGAAAAGTTGATCGAGAATTTCGCTTTTAGCAAGTCCAAGAATCTGCTTGATTCGGACCCCGAACTTAAATCTTTTGGAAACCATTCATGTCAGCATTGGGCCTTTTAACAGTTGTCTGATTAGTTGTAACCTGCGTGGCCGGCGTAAGAGAGGAGAGGGAATGCCTGCCACAAGAACCCCATTCGCTTCATTCCCGCCCAACGATTTTCAGTTAATCCAATTACCTTTTCCGTCAAGAACTGTCAATTTATCCACCAATCAAAATCGGGCGCGCGTTTTTCTGCATGACTGATTTCACGCGGGAATGTGCCACATGCAGACAAAACGAAACTCCCCTGAATTCCTTTGTGAAGCGGCCAGGAAAATGGTTAGAAACCTTTGATAAATGTGATGTCGGTGACGCCAACAAAAATTTGTAAGCGAGGGAGAAAGGCCAAGGAAGGTaatcaaaacaagaattgtTGATTCTGTGGGACAAACTTTGAGGTTGCGGGAAGGAGAATGGCCGTGGCTTTCGCTAatgttttcatggcaaaaatagaaaaaggcatTATCAGCAAGAGCAAAATGAAACCGCTAGTTTGGAAAAGATACATTGACGATGTCTTCTGTGTGTGCCACACAACCGAAGACAATATAGAAAAATTTGTGCAAAGGGCAAGTAACTGCCacgatacaatcaaatttacggctgaaatatcagactcagaaattacattcttagacACAAAAGTGTACAAAGGCGAGAGATTCGAAAGAGAATCCACCCTTGATGTGCAAACACATTACAAACGGACAGAGACCTTTCAATACACGGATTTTTATTCGTGTCATCCACCAGGCGTTAAGAAAGGATTCATAAAAGGAGAAGCGCTACGcctcctaagaacaaattcgtTAGTCGTGacgtttaataataacatgcagAGTTTCAAAACACGTCTAAAGAATAGAggatacccaaataaattttcagaaaaattcctatctgaagttaacttcacggatagggagaggtcacttgaaaacaaagacagcagcacacaaaagaaaatattcccttttgttacacaataccacccggctttacctaacctcaagaatatattaatggggaaatggcaccttattcaaaaccaaccgcaccttagagaagtatttaaggagccacccatactatgatatcgcaaaggaaagtcgttaaaagacatTTTAGTCAGAGCTAAACTTTGCAGGCACAGATTTTGGAATCACTTGCGAACGGCAGAAGTCGCGCAGGCCCGTAAACACTTTTTCACCaaatggcaccttattcaaaaccaaccgcaccttagagaagtatttaaggagccacccatactatcatatcgcaaaggaaagtcgttaaaagGCATTTTAGTCAGAGCTAAACTTTGAAGGCACAGATTTTGGAATCACTTGCGAACGGCAGAAGTCGCGCAGgcccgtcaacactttttcacCAAGGGAAAGAAGCAAGTCATTGAAATCGGCGGCGATGAACGGGAAATTAGTCCTGGAAAGGTTAATTCGAGGAAGTCCTTGTTTTCCCAAGCAAGAGATAATTCACGACTTGATTCCACGAGCACGGAAATCACCATCGTCGGCACATTACCAGAACAAGACGTTGACGATATTCTGACAAGTTTTTGTAATGTGGAAGACattgcggaaaaagcagaaacCCAGATAGAGGTGGTGATTTTGTATCCAAATGGTGAGGTTGCAGTTCGGAAATCGTTTGATAAATCGACGAAATCTCTGATTACAAATTTGGCGGTGAAAAGTTGGAAGGCCGCTGCTAATCACGCATTCCAGCACGAGCAACTTAAAGACCACATAATGGAGGCAACGAGAGTCGCTATTTCTGCAGAATTTAAGGCTCTAAGTAAATCTGACACGATTTTCAAGGGTAGAAAAGCAGAAGAGGTGGCTGCTTTCAGCAACAGGATCTTCGTACACGAAATCAGTGTGTTTTGTCCAGTTTGGCATGCTTGTATGAAGTCTCAAGAGACTtactgtcaaaaattagccaattagAAATTTGCGTTTGCCAGCGAACGCAGAAATGAAGGGAATGGGGTTCTTGTGGCAGGCGTTCCCTCTCCCTTCTCCCCAATCCCCCTCGCTAcccttccccttccccttccccttccccgATTACGCCGGCCACGCAGGCTAGATTAGTTGCCAAGCCTTTACAGTTCGGCAGGGAAAACCGTGAACGCATGAAGTATGTGAGGAATGTTATTTCTGTCCAATCGCTAAACCGCAGAGTATTTACTGTTGTTTGCGTGGAAAGAATTGAGTCGGCTTAAGATTTTCCAGGTAATTGAATTTTGGTCGTTTAAGCTCTGACACTACTCTAAAGAAACGAACAGCGCATGTATTTGGCCTTTCACCGATTATTGACGCTCCAAAGCAATTGTTGCTTTTAACGTGTGGCGCCGTCGCGAATACCTGTTTATAACGGTTATTCAGTTTGCGGTTTTGGCGCGTGAAGTCCTCAAACATGGTTGGCTTTAAAACAATAGACATTCATGACATATTTGTAGGTGTTCCCGGTTTTCCAGGTCGCACTGTAAATAAACACGAGATTGGAGACTAACCTAGACTTGGCTATTGCACTATTTCCTATCACCATTTTcccctcggctcgcttgcgtgactaAAACGGGCAGTTCGACTGACTCAGAAGAGACTGCTATGTAGCAGTctagagttgaccttgtttagTTAGATAGTAAACTGTGTTAACTTGTCGGTGTTGCGGAGCGGAGGAGAAAAGGGGCCTTCAGGGAGTTTTGCATGGCTATTGCACTATTTGATCGTCATTGACGGCCAGTTTATTGCATGGTATCATTGACGAAGCAGATCAACTCTCCAACTAAGTAAAATTTTACTatttgcgaaaaaaaattatatttacacCACAATTATTTCTATTGCAAGTTTTACACGAACTGCCTTGAAATCACTATCGATGCGTCATCTCTCAGATTTGATTGTGTTTTCTTGTGGTACAGCAAATCTGTGATGTGTACAAGGATACTGAGGCAGAAGCAATCAAAGGAGAAAACGCGTACACGAATCATGCACAGGTTCGTACCCATTATACACTTAAAAtcagggcctcttcatatgagcccggtttcCCAGATCTCGCCTTACCTCTAAgtcctttgtaaaaactttgatgtgttcgtatgagagggcgggctggctcggttaccgagatctcggcttttccaaccgggatcttggtaagcgggctggaaattttgccatatgaacacttcatcccggttaccgggaggatacataatacaatgcattttcgtgatagaacggtcattaccgagcttttagttctcttttcttcgataatgaagcttggaatagtcttatttgatagttaacgtaaagtcaaaagaaatttgaggttgtttaaacagagaaaatcgagaaattctcgtcaagcttgttcgttagatttcacgcctgaatggtcgcgtcaccactttttcaaatttttcatctcggaaagcgggctgaaagtcaccatatgaacagacaccaatttcatctcggtaaccgagccagcccggtcaaccggactcatatgaagaggccctcaGTGCTCTCGTACAAGGACAACAACGGCTTCATTTCATTGCGAaatcaaaactttgaaaatacgagTGAAATTAAGGGAGTAAGAAGGTTGATTGAGGTAGCAGGGCCAACGCAGTGATCACAGAGACGGAGCATTCGCCTCCCATCATTGTGGCCCCACTTcgtgtcacatgtgggttgagttgtttgttctctactctgctccgaaaggtttttctcaGGGTATTTCGGTTTTCTTCTTTCCTCAgaaaccaacctacgatttgatgTGCGTTGAGTTGTTTATATTTCTGCTTagtgtcccaaattagtgcCCATGCGCTAAATGAGGTTGACACTTGAATAAAatgtaattaataataataataataataataataataataataataatattattattattattattattattattagtggtCCTTAATTATACGAAGAACACATACGATTGCCTACAAATCAGAGCACCTAAGGGTTCAATTTTTGAAAGGACCCCCATCATTTCTTCTTCGAGAACTTCACCTACACCATCTACCTGAAAAACCTCGCTGCCAAACTTCTTTCTCTATCCTAGGATTCTTCCGGAGCAGATCATGTTGTTTTCAAGAAGCGTTCCCCGTAAGTCATATTTAAAGTGACGTTAATCTACAATTTTAAGAAGCCATTACAAGATTTTTTACAAACTTTCTATGACACGGCGATCGCATTTATTAGATTTTTCTGCaaggaaaggtttttttttaaatttttactgCCGACGAGAGGACATTGTCAAAATGATTGAATGTCGCGTCCCGGGCAAACACTGAAAAATCATCGACCAATACTACCATAGGAAGACCAATACACGATTGGGTTTGCGTTCTCATTTGTCGAACGTAATTAacagttagtatttaaagttgtgTTTTCATTAAGCTGGTTACAGTTAACCGGTTAGCGTACTTAGAAGAGCGAGTCATTTTGAGTAGGGTGTTTTCGGGATCAGGTTCTTAGATTAACCGAGGataaagtgttgcctttgtataTTTTATCTGTGCAAATGGCGTGACTTTCTGGTTTCGCGCGAGGCGCGGTCTTAAAACACTTCTTCAATATCTATCccatgttaaagaacccactctgCTAGCAAAGAATTGTTGTCGTAGCCCCCTGCTTTGAGTGAGCTTCTTACTTCTGTTTCTCCCAGACAtccattttttttcctggaCTTGgccaaaatattaaattttggtttagcttaaggacggtgcctactaattcgcaggtatttttgcgcggtttactgacttTGCTGAttacgcatttttcgaagataattaattaacaatatttgtaaaaagttttaaaatacaaagcaatgtatggcgttcttttccaaattgaagctcaattatctctgaaaaatgcgtggttacccccagttttctatTTGGATACCAATGCTAAGTTCGcattctccgcatagttttgaaccgcgcaataacatccctgtattaataagcaccagcaataggaaatccgagtatctcgagatgtgcagaacgtatgcgcagctacattagtaggcaccgtcctgaaGTTAACAGTTCATACTTGATCCCCCACTAAAGGTACAAGGCGTCTTGGTGTCGGCAGCTTGGTGCAGTTTTGTGGAGGTCTTGGATCAGTAACAAGCGGGACGCCGTCGTCTTTAGGATAAGAATCTTCCAGGCAATTGTGAGTTTTACAGCACGATATAACAACTGACTCTTCTCACTATATCTGGAAGTTATTCGGTAGAATCACTTTATATCATCTACTGATGCGAGGTTAGCTTTTAGGTCGCTTTTCAAGTTAATGGTGAAGTAGTATTGTAGCGTTTTCTGTTGGTTAGTGGGACATGCAAATTGTTTAATATTTTGATGTTGTATTTTGACCCTAGGTCACCGCATTGATAGCTGGGTTGATCTACTTACAAATTCCTTATGATCAGGATGGCATCCAGAACATTGGTGGAGTTTACTTCTTTCTTGTGACGTCAACGTCATTTGCAAACCTACAGGGAGTGTTGTTTGTACGTATGTACTTATAAATTAGTAATAACACAAACGATTTCAGCTTTTCATAAACGGCTTTGAAAGAAGCGGACTGATTTTGGTCATTGTTCTCGCAGCTTTGGGAACCAAGGcaaaaaaggtttaaaaagtTGCATTCCTTTTCACTCGTACTAGTTTATTGACATATTCGGCAGACTCTATATGTTCAGCCCATCAAATATCCAGAACTTTGTCACGTCTTCTCGATGTGTACGATTGATAGAAAAAGTACATCAAAGAAATGAGGGGTCTTATTTCTCCGTCAACTGATACTCGTTTTCTCGCTCCTATAGTATTTCAACTGTGAGATTTCTTTGAGCTGTCGGTATCAATTGACTAAAATATTCTTTAACAAGACCAATATCTCTCCAGGGTTTGTCAGAATAATCAGTAACCTTAACAGATTCCTAAAAGTAGCTCTACCATATAACAAGACAGACTCGCCAGCCTGAGCAGTGCTTAGTAACTTGACTTACTTAACTTACTTTATGCTTCTTGATACCTTACAGGTGTTTCCTATTGAACTTCCCGTATTCTTGCGAGAACACAAGAACGGCATGTACAGATCAGACGTGTACTACCTTGCAAAGACATTAGCCGAGGTATGATTGAAACCCTATTTGTTACCAGTACATTCCCGTATTGCCTTAACCCTTGCATAACTTCTTCTCGTATCCCTGTCTCACGAAGAACACATTTTCATATTAAACACCGCCCATAAAGAACTGGGTACTAGAAGCTGGTTCACCAATTTCTCATTTATTCGGGTATTGAGTTTGGGAGTGCATATGATTTGTAAAAAGGGGCTTGATGAATGTATTCCTTAATCTTATTATAGGACTTGTCAAAGCGGAGAATGTTTTATAAAGAGCTATGGTAGTATTTTGTCTTGGGAACAATGTCTTTCCGTACCCTTTAACATGATAGTTCTTCATCTTATTTCAGGTGCCGGTTTTTACGTTATCCCCGCTTCTCTTAGTTGGCATTTCATATTGGATGATAGGTGAGAAATAGATCCCCCTACGCGGCAGTATGTGTTCATACGAGTGTAATCACAGCCACCTTATGCTGCACTTAATTATAGCGGCATGGCCAGCGACTCCCTAAGAAAACAGCATCCAGCTCCCTGAGAAATTCCTTGGAAACTGAAGAGTTTTCAAAATTGCCTTGCGAATGAATGAATTTTATCCCACTATTgtcttgagaaaaaaagaagagtcCATTCTATTTCGAGTTTTGCTGAAAGAAACTGAAGATTCTGGAGAACCTGAAATCTCGTTAAATGAATACGAGTTTGGTTTTGGAGGTTTTCATTGTAGAGCAtcctttaaaactgaatttatggtaaatttcaattttgtggGAACGTTGCCCGTGTAAATTGCTCTTTGTCATGGAAAAGCCCTTCATTTTTGGCAAATTCGAGATGATCTACATAGGGATTATGTATTTAACAACTAAGGAATGTTATCACTACACACACCTGACCAATTTAAAACGAACGTAACATTTCTTCATCTAATAAAACAGGATTGCGAGACGAATTTCTCCGTTTCCTTGTGTGCTATGGTATATTGTTCCTCGTTACAAATGTTGCAGTCTCTTACGGTGAGTAAGTTGTGTGGGTACAGTGGCATTTAATTATCCAAGTAGTTGATTATCAAACACTAGATTCATTGGTGAGTTTAATTTGTAGAAGCCATCCTTTGAAGGTTGCATAAAGCTGTACCAGATTGACAACAAACCAAAGAAAGGAAAGTTAATTGGTTGAAAACGATTGTCAGATACGTATCTATTCACTTATAAATCCCAGTGTACAATTGCTAATTGAGCAAGTTCGCGTGCTTTTCATGTTACTCCTTATTGACGTAAAACTGATGACTCATATAATCATCAAACTAgaatcatggacaaatttctttgggacACTTGCGTTTATTTCAGTCCAGTGCACATTCTTCGGACTTCAGATTGCTTCCCCCtccccctaatcaatgttgggcataaactggTCCACTTTCAGCGCTGCACATTATTTTCACTTCATTTCCCCCaagcaacattgaattggggggggggggggagaggggggttgcaaaagaacccagaatatgtgataaaaagtgAGTTGAAAGATAAAACGCTGTACTGTCCCGatgaatttgtccatgattgtagctaTCAAGTTGTCAAGAATGCACTCGATGCTAATGAAACCTTGAATCAACTGTAAGTAGAGACCTTAAGATTTAGGACGGTGTCGACACAGGACGGCAAGCGGAAGTTAAATTGACAAAATTTCTCGTGCTGCGCATGTGCGAATTGATAATTACCACCGTCCTCCATCTGACGACAACGGGAAAACGTGGTCTTTGGCGTTGTACAGAGAACGGGAGGTTTTTTCACCGCTTTAGGTACGTTTTCGCATTTCATGTCGTTGTTTTATTGTCAAAGAATATTTAgatgtttcttttatgttgctcAGGTAACAAATTGCAAATTATTTTAGGTAGGATCGATGGAGTGGAGCAATGAGCATGACGTGTTGCTTTGCAGAGAAATCCTCACCACCGAGCCTTTTAAAGCAAAACGTCGAACCCCTCAACGAGGACAGCTGTGGCAGAGCGTGGCAGATCATCTTAATTGTATCCCTGAACCGAAGTTTAAAGTCTCAAAAAGAGCTGTCCGTGAGCGCTTTACATTGCTtgcagaaaaatttaaaaagaagatGAAAGCCGAAGAAAAAGCATCGGGAATAGATACAGAGATGAGTGAATTAGATGTTTTACTTGAGGAGATTgtggaaaaagaagaagagttTGATAAAGATCAGTCCGAGCACAAGGCAAAAGAAGACCAAAGTAAAGCTGAAGCGTACGATATGAGGCTAAAGGCGATGGAAAGCTTAAAAGAGAGTAAGAAAAGAAGGTCTGAAGAAGATGAAAAGCAGTTGCCTAAGAAGAAAAGAGGCTCAGAAGCGCTGGATTATCTGAGAGAAAAAATGGATGGTGATAAATACCTGAGGGAGAAAGAATTTGAGATTAAAGTGAAAGAGCAGGAGAGAGATGAACAACGGCAAAAGTTGGCGGAAGATCAACACAAAGACATGATGGCAATGATGAATCGACAACAACAAGAAATGCAACAAATGCAAATGAGGTTTttcgaacaacaacaacagcaaaacaaCCTACTTCTCGCTTTATTTCAGAAAGCTCTGACGAAGTAAGTTTATCAGTGACAGTATCATTGTGTTTTGGCATTTTTAAAGAGATTTTAACAAGTGCTATGTTATATGTTTTAAGTTCaagttaataattatatattcttcaaaaggtctttgagGTATGTTGATATTTGGCTTTGGTCAGATCTGGAGCAGGACCAGGCATTGTAATTATAAAACTGTTGGTtagatttttgtcattttcacgTTTTAACGTATAGAAGGTATAAATTGCAATGCATCGCCTGTCCAATGTTTCATGGGATTTTCAAGCATTATTTGTGTTTACTTCAGGATATGATGAGTATACTTGTAAATAAACGAGTTTTAGttgtaaaatatttcaaataacAAATGAAGTGAAAGTTGTTGAGTTATACTCCAGtcttttgtattgtttaacttAAATTTATTTCATGAGAGAGACAACCATGTTGACTTTTAATATACATAAAAAGTAGCCCACCATAGCATGAATTTGACACTAGATGCCCACTTTTAACAGCCCTTCAGCCTGaaaattatttggaaaaatGTTCTTACTTGTGTTACTTTGGGAACTTCTTTTGTTGAATTGTCATTGTgatcatcaataattatttatattttgacaCTGCTCATATGCCTTTTATCATTgtgtttgtaatttttatgggGTGCTGATTTTGTGAAGTACAACTTAGTATGCAAATTGAATCAAATGCCTGATATATTGCTGTTTTTATTGTGTAAATATCACTTTTTAATAGTGCTTCATTGATCCAATGTCtattcaaaacaaaagacaagGCTCTTTTCACCATAGTGTATTGAATTGAGTTTCTAAGAAAAGTACTCCTGAAGACTTGGAGGGCTAAGGTCAAAAAAACTGGAAGTGGAATTTCCATATAAACATGTCAGGGCATTTCTTAAAATTGCTGCAACTATATACATCTTCCCAACCGAACTTAATGCCACCTTAAGGTTTTTCTTGTAATCTATGAATTTATAGGTGCTAGCAATGTCCCCAAAGAGCCACTCAACAGAAATTCGTACAGCACTCATGGACTTGTTGAAGTCTTCCATATCTTGATTTGGTACTGTTATTCTGAATGGTGCCTGCAGATGTACTTGTAATGGGTATGCAGGATCCCCATATATGCACATAGGAGATCCTGCTGGAGAAAATGCATGTTGTTGTAGCATATCAAGCAGTCTTGAGTCTGCAAGCATGCCAGAGTCATGCTTTTTCCCTTctgaaatgaatgaaacatCAGTGAAATTAATGCCTTATTTAAAAAGTACaatgtattatttttgttatcaaAGCCTTACCTACTGGCCCATACAAATTGGCAATCATTCCATTTGGAAGTGCTACAGCTTGAAACTTTAAGGCATGTATCCTTTTGTGTCCATTGTAGACAACTCTTTGATGGGTAGCAGGCTTGCATATTGGGCGAACGGTTCCGTCAATGAACCCAAAACAGTTGTCTAATGCTGCTCCCCTCTCAGAAATGGCATCTGCATATCCTTGCAATTTCGGTGGGCTCAATAAGAAGTGGTTCCATTGTAAAACTCGGTGGCTATGTTCATCAAAAACAAagtctgtcattttctttgtgATCATTGAAATCTCCGGTTCTGCTCTTCCGAATCTTGGTATAAGGTCAGAATACCTACATGGGTAAGCCAGTCTTCTCAGCAACAAACAAATTCCTTCGATACCACTGAAGCGAGTACCCTGATAACACCACATGTAATCTCGTATACCAAGAGTTTGAACAAGAAAAGGTATGTCTTGCTTTGCAAAGCGAAACTCTGCTATACATTCGTCGTCTTCTATAGTTTGCAAATCAAATTTGCCATATTCTTTGTATGGCAGTTCGAGGTTTTTCGAGAAATGAGCGTCATAAAGGAGGAGAAATTCTTCGTCGTCAATGAATTTGTTTGCATACGCTAGAGCGAGAAATTCACGAATTTCCTTAAAATTCATATTTCTTCACGTTGCCGTCCTCAGTCGAACTTGGCGatcttaatttatttttcccgCGCGAAAGGACGCGTTCTAGACCCAGACTCTACTCGGACATGCAGTCGTCCTTTCACGTTGCCGTCCTCGATCTTAAGGTCTCTAGTGTTAAAGGAGAACGGAAGGCTAGGGGTTGTATTTTATATGGGAGCTTAAAACTACTGAAATAGCTTAGATTTGTAGTAAAAAGCACGAAAAAGTGAATTTTGCCTTTCGAAAGTGACGCAAAAAGTCCAAACCCGTGGCcatttttccaaattgaacgtcAGCCATTTTGGACATCTTTTCTTCCGGTTACTTCCATAATAGGAATGCctgccgccatgttgtgacgtcactgcgcacatgcatttttttcttgtcaacaAAATTTGTACAGAATTTTGTGTCAGGCTGAAACTGAATTTAGCTTTGATTATGGCTGAGATCGAGCCTTATTCTTTTGAACCTATGCGAGACAGTTCGGAGTCAGAGGAAGACGATGTTCACGACAGTCAAGGTGAGCGCCGTAGAGAAATACATCGTGGTGTGCCATAGGTtcgagtttgtttgtttatttgtttatgagcattacaatatgatcatagtcctaggcgacccgcaattagcgaagctattctgggcgggccacctttcttaaagaagtcctgtctctgttcttgaacacatattattaaataaaatcccaaagtacatacaaaataagaaatcagttaattagttaattaattacacagttatcaacatacaatgttgaaatatgactaattacaatataaaatgattagatttcagtttaaattaagatttatcagaaagttactttaactttaactacaatcctagacaaaactgttgggaaggttagcacttttgaagtcttcattgcttctctcccctcccccctccttcaatgttg
This window harbors:
- the LOC138050468 gene encoding uncharacterized protein, with product MNFKEIREFLALAYANKFIDDEEFLLLYDAHFSKNLELPYKEYGKFDLQTIEDDECIAEFRFAKQDIPFLVQTLGIRDYMWCYQGTRFSGIEGICLLLRRLAYPCRYSDLIPRFGRAEPEISMITKKMTDFVFDEHSHRVLQWNHFLLSPPKLQGYADAISERGAALDNCFGFIDGTVRPICKPATHQRVVYNGHKRIHALKFQAVALPNGMIANLYGPVEGKKHDSGMLADSRLLDMLQQHAFSPAGSPMCIYGDPAYPLQVHLQAPFRITVPNQDMEDFNKSMSAVRISVEWLFGDIASTYKFIDYKKNLKVALSSVGKMYIVAAILRNALTCLYGNSTSSFFDLSPPSLQEYFS